The Mucilaginibacter mallensis genome has a segment encoding these proteins:
- a CDS encoding DoxX family protein codes for MGKAKKISLILLIIGYIAAGINHFRIPAFYISIIPGYLPYPQILNTLAGLFEIAFGLMLIFRPARKLAAWGIVLMLIAFLSVHIDMLSGHTQIGATQVKPVWAWARLFFQPVLIVWAWWHTRSS; via the coding sequence ATGGGCAAAGCTAAAAAAATAAGTCTTATTCTATTAATAATCGGCTACATAGCTGCTGGAATAAATCATTTTCGTATTCCGGCATTTTATATCAGTATAATACCCGGCTATCTGCCATATCCGCAAATTTTAAATACATTAGCAGGGCTGTTTGAAATTGCTTTTGGTTTGATGCTGATATTCAGGCCGGCAAGAAAACTTGCCGCCTGGGGAATAGTATTAATGCTGATAGCTTTTCTGTCGGTACATATTGATATGCTCAGTGGGCACACACAAATTGGGGCTACACAAGTAAAGCCGGTTTGGGCATGGGCGAGGTTATTTTTTCAGCCGGTGCTAATTGTGTGGGCATGGTGGCATACGAGGAGTTCATAG
- a CDS encoding alpha/beta hydrolase, which yields MIKKENYNIPGAKGRGMLMDITYDTRHKDAPVVIFAHGFKGFKDWGTHNLVANYFAEHGFRYLKFNFSHNGTTADKPIDFVDLIAFGDNTFSIELEDLHDVIDFVCNGSAMPTVKSVFLIGHSMGGGISIIQTAEDSRVKKLVTMASISGFGNLWPKEAEEQWKLQGVMYMTNKRTGQEMPLKSTLLDDLRNNPGRLDILAKASQIKQPWLIVQGDEDTTVPLSHAKELAEANKHAKLSVIKGGDHTFGATHPYPKDTLPAELLDFCDQSIAFFKKK from the coding sequence ATGATAAAAAAAGAAAACTACAACATTCCCGGAGCTAAGGGCCGTGGTATGTTGATGGATATAACTTATGATACCCGGCATAAAGATGCGCCGGTAGTAATTTTTGCGCATGGTTTTAAGGGCTTTAAGGATTGGGGCACGCATAACCTGGTGGCAAATTATTTTGCCGAACATGGTTTCCGTTACCTGAAATTCAACTTTTCGCACAATGGCACTACGGCTGATAAGCCTATTGATTTCGTTGATCTGATCGCCTTTGGCGATAACACTTTCTCCATTGAACTGGAGGACCTGCATGATGTGATTGATTTTGTATGCAACGGCTCAGCAATGCCAACTGTAAAAAGCGTTTTTTTGATAGGGCACAGCATGGGCGGTGGTATAAGCATTATACAAACTGCTGAAGACAGCCGCGTTAAAAAACTGGTTACCATGGCATCCATCTCCGGCTTTGGCAACTTATGGCCAAAGGAAGCCGAAGAACAATGGAAACTGCAAGGCGTTATGTATATGACCAATAAACGTACCGGGCAGGAGATGCCGTTAAAGTCGACATTGCTTGATGATCTCAGGAATAATCCCGGGCGACTAGACATCCTGGCAAAGGCCTCACAAATAAAACAACCCTGGCTAATTGTACAGGGCGATGAGGATACAACTGTACCATTGAGCCATGCAAAAGAGCTGGCCGAAGCCAACAAACATGCTAAATTATCCGTTATAAAGGGCGGCGATCATACCTTTGGCGCAACGCACCCCTATCCCAAGGATACATTGCCTGCCGAACTGCTGGACTTTTGCGATCAGTCGATCGCATTTTTTAAGAAAAAGTAA
- a CDS encoding MBL fold metallo-hydrolase: MNLKGSVKKGNKFQNPIPTDEAGFGKMIPILREYINNKAENVPLKTLGPFKTDVSIYNTPPESGLRVTWVGHSSLLIEIDGKHILTDPVWGERASFLSFMGPKRFFEPPIALADLPPLDAVILSHDHYDHLDKGTIKFFAGKDIPFFCSVGVKQYLTKWGISKYFITEMDWGDSQMIGQDLTLTATPARHFSGRGIINRNETLWSSFVIKGPKHNIFFGADSGWFPGFEAIGEAYGPFDLTMLEIGAYGTHWADIHMGPDNASNAHIALKGKIMMPIHWGTFNLAPHAWYEPIERLVQFGKDKKIKLFIPKPGEPTEVKEYNSGWWQPYLSH; the protein is encoded by the coding sequence ATGAATTTAAAAGGATCCGTTAAGAAGGGGAACAAATTTCAAAATCCTATACCAACCGATGAAGCCGGGTTCGGCAAAATGATCCCTATTTTAAGAGAATACATTAACAACAAAGCTGAAAATGTTCCGCTTAAAACGCTGGGGCCATTTAAAACTGATGTTTCTATTTACAACACTCCGCCCGAAAGTGGCTTGAGGGTAACCTGGGTTGGGCACTCCAGTTTATTGATTGAAATCGATGGTAAACACATCCTCACCGATCCGGTTTGGGGCGAGCGCGCTTCCTTTTTATCATTTATGGGGCCAAAACGTTTTTTTGAACCGCCCATAGCACTTGCAGATCTGCCCCCGCTGGATGCCGTTATTCTATCACATGATCATTATGATCACCTGGATAAAGGTACCATTAAGTTTTTCGCGGGTAAGGATATACCTTTTTTCTGCTCAGTTGGGGTTAAGCAATATCTTACAAAATGGGGTATCAGCAAATATTTTATTACCGAAATGGATTGGGGCGATAGCCAGATGATCGGCCAGGATTTAACACTTACGGCTACCCCCGCAAGGCATTTTTCAGGCCGTGGAATAATTAACCGCAATGAAACGCTCTGGTCGTCATTTGTGATTAAGGGACCAAAGCATAATATCTTTTTCGGTGCTGATTCAGGCTGGTTCCCGGGCTTTGAAGCCATCGGCGAGGCCTACGGACCATTCGATCTAACTATGCTGGAGATCGGCGCATACGGCACCCATTGGGCCGATATACACATGGGGCCTGATAATGCCTCAAACGCGCACATCGCCCTAAAAGGAAAGATCATGATGCCGATACACTGGGGCACATTTAACCTTGCACCACATGCCTGGTATGAGCCTATTGAAAGGTTGGTACAATTCGGTAAAGACAAAAAAATAAAACTTTTCATCCCAAAACCCGGCGAGCCTACCGAAGTTAAAGAATATAACTCGGGTTGGTGGCAGCCTTATTTGAGTCATTGA
- a CDS encoding dihydrolipoamide acetyltransferase family protein, whose protein sequence is MAEVVKMPKMSDTMTDGVLAKWHKKVGDKVKPGDVLAEIETDKATMDFESYQEGTLLYIGIKEGEGAPVDSVIAVVGAEGEDYKTALAGSAEAKPAAAPAPVEDKKPAATPAPAAPKVDLSKIPATVIRMPALSDTMTEGVINKWNFKVGDKVKSDDSLADVETDKATMEVVGYEDGTLLYIGPKEGEAAPVNGIIAIVGKEGTDITPLLQDTGAAPAAITEAVPAAAEAAPSAPVAEAAPSSADDSRVKASPLARKIAKDKGINLNDLKGSAEGGRIVKKDIEDYTPAAKPASAPAAATEAATPAKAAAPVVIPQYVGQEKFTEKPVSQMRKVIAKRLSESLFTAPHFYVTMSIDMDQAIAARGKINEVAPVKISFNDFVLKACAVALKQHPNINSSWLGDKIRYNEHINIGVAVAVEDGLLVPVVRFADGKSLSQISVEVKDFAQRAKAKKLQPADWEGSTFTISNLGMFGVDEFTAIINPPDACILAVSGIQQVPVVKNGAVVPGNVMKVTLSCDHRVVDGATGSAFLLTLKSLLEEPVRLLV, encoded by the coding sequence ATGGCTGAAGTTGTAAAAATGCCTAAAATGAGCGATACCATGACTGATGGTGTTTTAGCTAAATGGCATAAAAAAGTTGGGGATAAAGTAAAGCCTGGTGATGTGCTTGCCGAGATAGAAACAGATAAAGCCACCATGGACTTTGAGTCATACCAGGAAGGTACCCTATTATATATAGGTATTAAAGAGGGTGAGGGTGCACCTGTTGATTCAGTTATTGCCGTAGTTGGCGCCGAAGGCGAAGATTACAAAACTGCTTTAGCAGGCAGTGCCGAAGCTAAACCAGCAGCTGCACCAGCACCTGTTGAAGATAAAAAGCCTGCTGCTACCCCAGCGCCTGCTGCTCCGAAAGTTGATCTTTCAAAAATACCGGCAACGGTTATACGCATGCCTGCCCTGAGTGATACCATGACGGAAGGTGTGATAAACAAATGGAACTTTAAAGTTGGTGATAAAGTAAAATCTGATGATTCATTAGCTGACGTAGAAACCGATAAGGCGACTATGGAAGTAGTGGGTTATGAAGATGGTACCTTATTATACATAGGCCCCAAAGAGGGCGAAGCTGCACCGGTTAATGGTATTATTGCCATTGTTGGTAAAGAAGGTACTGATATTACCCCTTTATTGCAGGATACAGGTGCTGCACCTGCTGCAATAACTGAAGCCGTGCCAGCCGCTGCTGAAGCTGCACCAAGCGCACCAGTTGCTGAGGCTGCTCCATCAAGCGCCGACGACAGCCGCGTAAAAGCATCACCGCTTGCACGTAAAATTGCAAAAGACAAAGGCATCAACCTTAATGATCTGAAAGGATCAGCTGAAGGTGGCCGTATAGTTAAAAAGGATATAGAAGATTATACACCAGCTGCAAAACCTGCATCAGCCCCTGCTGCTGCAACTGAAGCTGCCACGCCTGCTAAAGCTGCCGCACCGGTAGTTATACCACAGTATGTTGGCCAGGAGAAATTTACCGAGAAACCTGTTTCGCAAATGCGTAAGGTTATCGCTAAACGTTTATCTGAAAGCTTATTTACTGCACCGCATTTCTATGTAACCATGTCGATTGATATGGATCAGGCGATCGCTGCACGTGGTAAAATAAACGAGGTTGCCCCGGTTAAAATATCATTTAACGATTTTGTGTTGAAAGCTTGCGCTGTTGCTTTAAAACAACATCCAAATATCAACTCATCATGGTTAGGCGATAAGATCCGTTACAACGAGCATATCAACATTGGTGTTGCCGTAGCGGTTGAAGATGGCCTGCTGGTACCTGTAGTACGTTTTGCTGATGGCAAATCATTAAGCCAGATATCAGTTGAAGTAAAAGACTTTGCACAAAGAGCTAAAGCCAAAAAACTACAGCCTGCTGATTGGGAAGGTTCAACTTTCACTATATCAAACTTAGGTATGTTTGGTGTTGATGAGTTTACCGCAATTATTAACCCGCCTGATGCCTGTATATTGGCAGTAAGTGGTATACAACAAGTTCCGGTTGTTAAAAACGGCGCTGTTGTACCGGGTAATGTAATGAAAGTAACCTTAAGCTGCGATCACCGTGTAGTTGATGGCGCAACAGGTTCAGCATTCTTATTAACGCTGAAATCATTACTTGAAGAGCCGGTTAGACTTTTAGTATAG
- the pdhA gene encoding pyruvate dehydrogenase (acetyl-transferring) E1 component subunit alpha: protein MSSIEITKDTYLKWYEWMLLMRRFEEKAGQLYGQQKIRGFCHLYIGQEAVLAGAMSVLKQEDSMITAYRDHAHAIAKGVTSNAIMAELYGKATGCSKGKGGSMHMFDKEKHFYGGHGIVGGQIPMGAGIAFAEKFKGTEFVNVTYMGDGAVRQGALTETFNMAALWQLPVIFVCENNGYAMGTSVARTTIQTDIYKLGLPYGIPSSAVDGMDPVAVHNAMDEAVQRARRGEGPTFLEMRTYRYKGHSMSDPQKYRTKEELESYKEKDPIEMVKQTIEKEGYADEKWFEEIAAKIKAEVEESVQFAEESPWPEPEELYTDVYVQKDYPYIKD, encoded by the coding sequence ATGAGTTCAATCGAAATAACTAAAGATACCTACCTTAAATGGTACGAGTGGATGCTGTTAATGCGCAGGTTCGAAGAAAAAGCCGGGCAGCTATATGGGCAACAAAAAATCAGGGGCTTTTGCCATTTATATATAGGGCAGGAAGCTGTATTAGCCGGAGCAATGTCTGTACTTAAACAAGAAGACAGTATGATCACTGCTTATCGTGATCACGCGCATGCTATTGCTAAAGGTGTTACATCAAATGCTATAATGGCCGAATTATATGGTAAAGCTACCGGATGCTCAAAAGGCAAGGGCGGCAGTATGCACATGTTCGATAAGGAAAAGCATTTTTATGGTGGCCACGGCATTGTAGGCGGTCAGATACCCATGGGAGCAGGTATAGCCTTTGCTGAAAAATTTAAGGGAACCGAGTTTGTTAACGTTACCTATATGGGTGATGGTGCTGTACGTCAGGGTGCCTTAACCGAAACCTTTAACATGGCAGCTTTATGGCAGTTACCTGTAATTTTTGTTTGCGAAAACAATGGTTACGCCATGGGTACTTCAGTTGCACGTACTACTATCCAAACCGACATTTATAAATTAGGCTTACCATACGGTATCCCTTCATCAGCTGTTGATGGTATGGACCCTGTAGCGGTACATAACGCAATGGACGAGGCTGTGCAACGTGCACGCCGCGGCGAAGGACCTACCTTCCTGGAAATGCGTACTTATCGTTATAAAGGACACTCTATGTCCGATCCGCAAAAATATCGTACAAAAGAAGAACTGGAAAGCTATAAAGAAAAAGACCCTATTGAAATGGTTAAACAAACCATTGAAAAAGAAGGTTATGCTGATGAAAAATGGTTTGAAGAAATAGCTGCTAAAATTAAAGCTGAGGTTGAAGAATCGGTACAGTTTGCAGAGGAATCGCCATGGCCTGAGCCAGAAGAGCTTTACACCGATGTATATGTGCAGAAAGACTACCCATATATTAAGGATTAA
- a CDS encoding C40 family peptidase: protein MKKITLGIALFFSVLTAQAQTKVVAQPTDKAPDEQESLAKDYLSQIMGVALSATSNMKLFHFVYDWIGTPYRFGGSSKNGIDCSAFTKELYSDVFNLDIRRNSRDIFSMVSPVSKDELKEGDLVFFKIHSRRISHVGIYLGNNRFAHASSRGVAISSLDDAYYSRYFYKGGRLLSAFKSQLDNLPDPGNGSNTSDNN, encoded by the coding sequence ATGAAGAAAATTACACTAGGTATTGCCCTATTTTTCAGCGTTTTAACAGCACAGGCTCAAACTAAAGTTGTGGCTCAGCCTACTGATAAAGCCCCTGACGAACAGGAGAGTTTAGCGAAAGATTACTTGTCACAAATAATGGGTGTTGCCTTATCTGCAACCTCAAATATGAAACTTTTCCATTTTGTTTATGATTGGATCGGTACTCCTTACCGTTTTGGCGGAAGCTCAAAAAATGGTATAGATTGCTCAGCATTTACAAAAGAATTGTACAGCGACGTATTTAACCTTGATATCAGGAGAAACTCACGCGATATTTTCAGCATGGTTAGCCCTGTTAGTAAGGATGAATTAAAAGAAGGCGATCTGGTTTTCTTTAAAATACATAGCCGCAGAATTTCACACGTAGGTATATATTTAGGTAACAACCGCTTTGCACACGCCTCATCACGAGGTGTAGCTATAAGCAGCCTCGATGATGCTTACTACAGCCGGTACTTTTATAAGGGGGGGCGCTTGTTAAGCGCTTTTAAAAGCCAACTGGATAATTTGCCGGATCCCGGCAACGGTAGCAATACCAGCGATAACAATTAG
- a CDS encoding CapA family protein: MKILRLLFVVYVILAFQSCIEQAAREPAYHLPKIPAKQITLKPVQHDTLCIAAVGDIMLGTSYPDDKTLPPDSAKESFTAVAKYLQGNDITFGNLEGTLLDTGGPVNYKLHQLVKAYLFRMPLHCGFVLKDAGFNLLSIANNHIDDFGNNGRISTVKMLDSCGIHYAGLKTYPSTIFEVNGIKYGFCAFSPNSQTVSLLDLNGATQIIRRLKQHCDVVIVSFHGGGEGVEFEHVPLDKETYVGENRGNVYAFAHNAIDAGADLIFGNGPHVTRAMELYKNRLIAYSLGNFCTYKCVSVAGICGIAPLLRVHINKKGEFLNGRIIAIKQTHYNGLEPDTLNTVVKRVKMLTAIDFPESGLSIGDDGMIVKAALDTTQ, translated from the coding sequence ATGAAAATATTACGGTTACTATTTGTTGTTTATGTTATACTCGCTTTTCAATCATGCATTGAGCAGGCAGCCCGGGAGCCTGCTTATCATCTCCCAAAAATACCCGCAAAACAGATAACGCTTAAACCGGTACAGCATGATACCCTGTGTATTGCTGCTGTGGGCGATATCATGCTGGGCACCTCCTATCCTGATGATAAAACATTACCACCCGATAGTGCTAAAGAAAGTTTTACCGCCGTTGCCAAATATCTGCAGGGGAATGATATTACTTTCGGTAACCTGGAAGGTACATTGCTGGATACAGGCGGCCCTGTAAATTATAAACTACACCAGTTGGTTAAGGCTTACCTGTTCAGGATGCCTTTGCATTGTGGTTTTGTGCTAAAAGATGCGGGCTTTAATCTGCTGAGCATCGCCAATAACCATATTGATGATTTCGGCAATAACGGGCGCATAAGCACCGTGAAGATGCTTGATAGCTGCGGCATACATTACGCCGGACTCAAAACTTATCCCTCAACAATTTTTGAGGTGAATGGTATTAAATATGGCTTTTGCGCGTTCTCTCCAAACAGCCAGACAGTGTCATTGCTGGACCTTAACGGCGCAACACAAATCATCCGCCGGCTTAAGCAGCATTGTGATGTAGTTATCGTATCCTTTCATGGTGGCGGCGAGGGTGTAGAATTTGAGCATGTGCCACTCGATAAGGAAACCTACGTTGGTGAAAACCGCGGCAATGTTTATGCCTTTGCCCATAACGCTATCGATGCCGGTGCCGATCTTATATTTGGTAACGGGCCACACGTAACCCGTGCTATGGAGCTATATAAAAACAGGTTGATAGCGTATAGTCTGGGTAATTTTTGCACTTACAAATGTGTGAGCGTTGCCGGTATTTGCGGTATTGCGCCTTTACTTAGAGTACACATCAACAAAAAGGGCGAATTTTTAAATGGCCGCATTATCGCCATTAAACAAACCCACTATAACGGCCTTGAACCAGATACCCTGAACACTGTTGTAAAAAGGGTGAAAATGTTAACTGCAATTGATTTCCCTGAATCAGGCTTAAGCATTGGGGATGATGGAATGATAGTAAAGGCGGCTTTGGATACCACTCAATAA